A stretch of Candidatus Binatia bacterium DNA encodes these proteins:
- a CDS encoding AraC family transcriptional regulator ligand-binding domain-containing protein gives MRSSGMIRLSSAYHLPEYIRAHGGAPERVLAAAGLVPADVDAPDRWLAAEQLADLFEAASAELDDPWFGIHLGLEAPIEDFGLIAYVILNAPLVRTAMENLERYAKEHSFGPIEASRLEVKGDVAEIGFVTPPALAGRVRQLIEFHFASIVRTIQRLVGDDSVVKEVRLQHPNVVGRSAVCPYLDVEIGFGYGVSTVRFEASAMNLPVVGADRSQLPIVRTRLGDLESASGRDLPTQVGAELAEMLCDGAPGVGEVARKLAIGARSLQRRLAEHGTSFREVLGRVRIELAEEYLAGSDLQVAEIAGLLGYSEPNSFTNAFRAERGVSPTEWRKRRRDRLKTSARMAPAGQSKLGVKS, from the coding sequence ATGCGAAGCAGCGGGATGATCCGTCTCAGCTCGGCCTACCACCTTCCGGAATACATCCGGGCGCACGGGGGGGCGCCCGAGCGCGTGCTGGCAGCGGCGGGACTGGTCCCCGCTGATGTTGACGCTCCCGACCGTTGGTTGGCGGCAGAGCAATTGGCCGATCTTTTCGAGGCCGCATCTGCAGAGCTTGATGATCCGTGGTTCGGAATCCACCTGGGCCTCGAGGCCCCCATCGAGGATTTCGGCCTGATTGCCTACGTGATCCTGAACGCGCCGTTGGTGAGAACGGCGATGGAGAACCTCGAACGCTACGCTAAGGAGCATTCCTTCGGCCCGATCGAGGCCTCCCGCCTCGAGGTAAAGGGAGACGTCGCGGAGATCGGTTTCGTAACGCCCCCGGCCCTGGCGGGGCGGGTCCGGCAGTTGATCGAGTTCCATTTCGCCAGCATCGTCCGGACCATTCAGCGGCTCGTGGGGGATGACTCGGTGGTGAAGGAAGTTCGTCTCCAACATCCGAATGTCGTGGGCCGCTCCGCGGTTTGCCCATATCTCGATGTTGAAATCGGGTTTGGATACGGGGTAAGCACGGTTCGCTTCGAGGCTTCCGCGATGAACCTGCCGGTCGTGGGTGCCGATCGCAGCCAGTTGCCGATTGTCCGGACACGACTGGGCGACTTGGAGAGTGCCTCCGGCCGCGATCTGCCCACGCAAGTGGGGGCGGAGCTCGCCGAGATGCTCTGCGATGGAGCTCCCGGGGTGGGAGAGGTAGCTCGCAAGCTGGCGATTGGTGCGCGGTCGCTTCAGCGCCGACTCGCGGAGCATGGTACCTCGTTCCGCGAGGTGCTCGGGCGCGTCCGGATCGAGTTGGCCGAGGAATACCTCGCTGGGTCCGATCTCCAGGTTGCCGAGATCGCGGGGTTGCTCGGCTACTCTGAGCCCAACAGCTTCACGAATGCCTTCCGAGCCGAGCGTGGTGTTTCCCCGACGGAGTGGCGCAAGCGTCGACGCGATCGCCTCAAGACATCCGCTCGTATGGCCCC